One Rissa tridactyla isolate bRisTri1 chromosome 4, bRisTri1.patW.cur.20221130, whole genome shotgun sequence DNA window includes the following coding sequences:
- the LMO2 gene encoding rhombotin-2, whose protein sequence is MSSAIERKSLDPSEEPVDEVLQIPPSLLTCGGCQQNIGDRYFLKAIDQYWHEDCLSCDLCGCRLGEVGRRLYYKLGRKLCRRDYLRLFGQDGLCASCDKRIRAYEMTMRVKDKVYHLECFKCAACQKHFCVGDRYLLINSDIVCEQDIYEWTKINGMI, encoded by the exons GGAGCCGGTGGATGAAGTCCTCCAGATTCCCCCTTCGCTGCTGACATGCGGCGGTTGCCAGCAGAACATCGGGGACCGCTATTTCCTGAAAGCCATCGACCAGTACTGGCACGAAGACTGCCTCAGCTGCGACCTGTGCGGGTGCAGGCTGGGAGAAGTGGGGAGACGGCTGTATTACAAACTGGGCAGAAAGCTCTGCCGAAGGGACTATCTCAG gCTCTTTGGCCAAGACGGCCTCTGTGCCTCCTGTGACAAGCGAATCCGGGCTTACGAGATGACCATGCGGGTGAAGGACAAAGTGTATCACCTTGAATGCTTCAAATGTGCTGCCTGCCAGAAACATTTCTGTGTTGGGGACAGATATCTCCTCATCAACTCGGACATAGTATGTGAACAGGACATCTACGAGTGGACTAAGATAAATGGAATGATCTAG